The sequence GAAGATCCGCGAGGCGAGAAGATGCGCCAATCGATGGGCGGCGCAGTGGATATAATCAAGTCAGACGTCTAGCTAGGCGCCTTGCCTGCGCAGCGAGGTCGTGATGAGACGTGCGTCGGCAGCAGACGCTTCTCGGCATCGCGCTGCTGTTGGCCGGTATCTGGGCCTACGACGGCCTGCGCTTTGTCGATTTTCGCATCGTGAACTTAATTCATAGGGTCATCGCGGAGCAGGACTCGGGCTTGCTGTTGATGACGGCCGTAGCCGTGACGGGCCTCAACACGGTGCGGGTGTTGCCGTTGTACCTCGGCGCGTTCATCCTGATGGAGGAGACGGTCCCCGAAAAAGGCCCGTGGACGCAGCGATTCCTCGGCTACTTGATCCCGGCGCTCCTGGTGCCGGGCGCGTACCTCGCCAGCAAGCTGCTCTACGACAGCCCGCACGATTTCGGCTGGCCGGCGGTCATGTCGCTGCTGGGCGTCATCGTCGTCCACGCGCTGTCGCGCTATCGCCAGAGTTTGTTTCTGAAAACGGCCACCTTCGGCATGTTCAGCTTCGGCTGGCAGTGGCTGGGCTTGGTGCCCGCCCTGACGGACTACGGTTTCGGCCGGGGCGACTTGGCGGTGGACGTCAAGAACGCCGCCCAGTTTCTGGGGCATGAAGGCCTGCTGCAGCAGTGGAGCTTGCTGTCGTTCGGGGTGTTCGTCCTGATCGCAGTGACCATGGCCATGTTCATGGTTGACTACCGCAACCATATGGAGCTGGTCAGGCGGCACCAGGAGAAGGAGTTGGAGATGCGGCAGGCGGCGCTGCGCAACTTGGAGGCGCGGTCGCGTGCGGAGATGCAGCAGCTCGTGCACGACCTGAAGACGCCGCTGATGACGGTGCAAGGGCTCGTCTCGTTGATCGGCATGACCAACGACCCGGCGAAGACGGCCGAATACACAAGTCGCATCGAGCAGTCGGTCGAGCGCATGAACCACATGATCTCGGAGATTTTGCACCCCGAAACCCGCAGGCGGGTCGCCGGGGAGGAGCTGGCGCGCAAGCTGCACTCGCACGTGTCGGGCGTCAACTGGTCGGGCGTGCGCTTTGAAGTGGGCGACAACTTGCCCGTGGTGGAAGTCAACGTCGTGCGGATGATCCGCGCGATCGCCAATCTGATTCAGAACGCGCGCGAGGCGATGGGCGACTCGACTGAGCCGGTGCTGGTGCGGGTGCAAAACGAGGGCGGCGACTTGCGCATCGAGGTCATCGATAAGGGGCCGGGCATCCCGCCGGAAATGCTGCCGCAGCTGTTTACGCCCGGCTTTTCGACCAAGCACAGCTCGGGGCTGGGGCTGCCTTTCGCCCGGGAAGTGATCGTAGAGGAACACGGCGGCCAGCTGACGGTGAACAGCAGGCCGGGCAAGGGCACGACCATCGTGGTGAAACTGCCGGGAGGGATCACATGATCGCGCTGGAGAAGCCGGAAGACGTGCGCCTGTTGGCCGTCGACGACGACGTGGACATCTTGTACACCATCGGCGCCATCGGCGAGGCCGCGGGGTGGCGCGTAGACAAAGCCCACGACGGCGAGGAAGCGCTGCGCATGCTGCGCGAGGCGGGCCCGTACGACCTGGTGCTGCTGGACTACCATATGCCCAAGATGGACGGGCTGACGGTGCTGCGTTCCCTTCGGGAAGACTTCCCGCACCTGCCGGTGCTGGTGCTGACCGTGGACGAAAACGAAGAGACGGCCAACGCATTTTTGGACGCCGGCGCGACAGACTTTGCTCTCAAGCCCATCAAAGCGCCGGATTTGATTGCGCGCATCCGCCTACACCTGCGCTTGGCGGCCGCCGAGCAGAAGCTGGAGCAGCGGACGCCGGACGAGCCGCTGCCCAAAGGGATTCAGCGCCAGACCTTGGAAGCTATCACGGCGGTGCTGCGCGAGGCCGACGATTTCATCAGCCAGCAAGATTTGGCGGAGAAGACGGGTTTTGCCTACCAGACCGTGTGCCGTTACGTAAGCCACCTGGAGGAAATGGGCCTGTTGGACGTGCATTTGACGTACGGCAAGCTGGGTCGGCCGAAGAAGAAGGTGCGGTGGAAACGGTAGGAATGGGCCATCGAGCGCGCACACGTCCGGCGAGCGCCGCGCAGCGTTCTCTTACGGACCGTACAGATACCGCAGCACGTCTTCCGCTTCGCCGATGGACGAGATACGCCACAGCGGCATGCCGTACTGGGCGGCCAGCACCGTGAAGAACTGGTCGCGGTCGCTGTCGGCCCGCACGATGGCGTAGCGGGCGTGAGCGAATACGAGCCGTGCCAGCCGGTCGCTGGTGTCGCCTCGCCGGGGCTCGCCTTCCACGTGCATGGCCACGATGGGCAGGCCCAGCTCGACGGCTCGCTGGATCAGGGCTTCGACCCGGGCGAACTCCCGGGTTTCATCGCTGCCGACCGCGCCCAGGCCCTTCATGCTCGCCCCGACGACGATGATGAAGCTGGCGACGCCGTCCAGCGCGGAAGGTCCCGCCGTCGCGTCGAACACGTTGGCCACCCCGGCTCGGTCGGCCAGCACGTGCACCATCAGCGCCCCCAGACTTTGCCCCGCCGACGTAATCAACACCGGCGCCTGCAATTCCGCCCCGTAGGCGGACCCGGCCACGGTTCCCATCAGGAACAGAGCCAGCCACACCGCGGTCCCGGCCCCTCGACGCACGGACAATCTTCCTCCCGCGCCTGCGGGCGCCTGCGTCACATCGTTCCGTTGCCAGTGTTGGGGAACGCACCCATATCGTCCTTCTTTTTCGCTTTAGTACCGGATCGTTCCTCTTGGTTGAAGGGTCGTTCCTTTATTCGGAACGTGGTGACGAATTCGCTCGGAGAATGAGGAATCGGGCTGTCGGCGGCGAATGTTTCGCAAAAAGGCCGCTCGCGCCTGCGGCGTAAGCGGCGTTCCGGAGCAAGGGGTGGGGAGTGGAGCGGCCAACAATGCGGATCTTGCTTGTGTTTGGCACTCGGCCGGAGGCCATCAAGATGGCGCCGCTGGTGAAGGCGCTGTCGGCTGCGGCCGAGAAAGTGGACTTGGACGTGCGGGTGTGCGTGACGGCGCAGCACCGCCAGATGCTGGACCACGTGCTGCAGTTTTTCGGCATCGAGCCCGACGTGGACCTGAACATCATGCGGCCAGGCCAGGACCTGACGGACATTACGACCAGCGTGCTCGTCTCGCTGCGCCGCGTGCTGAAGGAGATGCGCCCCGATCGGGTGCTGGTCCACGGCGACACGACGACGACGTTCGCGGCCAGCTTGGCGGCTTACTACGAGCGCATCCCCGTGGGGCACGTGGAGGCGGGGCTGCGGACCGGCAACATCTACGCGCCTTGGCCTGAAGAGATGAATCGGAAGCTGACGGGCGCCATTGCCGATCTGCACTTCGCACCTACGCCCTCGGCGCGGGCGAACTTGCTGCGGGAAGGGGTCAGCGCCGACGCTATTTACGTCACCGGCAACACGGTTATCGACGCGCTGCTGGACGTGGCGGGCCGCATCCGCTCGGACGCCGCGCTCGGAGAAACCCTGGCCCGGCGCTTCTCGTTCCTGCGCCCGGATCGCCGGCTCGTGCTCGTCACCGGCCACCGGCGCGAAAACTTCGGCCAGCCTTTCGAGCGGCTGTGCCGCGCGCTGGCGACCCTGGCTTCGCGAGATGACGTGCAGATCGTCTATCCCGTGCATCTGAACCCGAACGTGCAGGAGCCGGTCCGGCGCATCCTGGGCGGGCTGCCGCCGGAGTGCTGTGCTCTGATCGACCCGGTGGACTACGTGGAGTTCGTCTACCTGATGCTGCGGGCCGACTTCATCATCACCGACTCGGGCGGCGTGCAGGAGGAAGCGCCCAGCCTGGGCAAGCCGGTGTTGGTGACGCGGGAGACGACGGAGCGGCCCGAGGCGGTGCTGGCGGGCACGGTGCGGCTGGTGGGCACCGACGAAGAGCGGATCGTGGCCGAAGCGACGCGGCTTCTGGAAGACGAAGAGCATTACCGGCGCATGAGCGAGGCGCAAAACCCTTACGGGGACGGCTATGCGGCCTGGCGCATCGTGAACGTGCTGGTGCAGACGGCGGGGCTTGCCGACGGTCCGCTGACGCCCGTGCCGGAATTCGGCGGCGCGGAAGCCGTGATTTCGTATTAAACTGTTCGTTTTCGCGACGTTTGTCGACGAATTGTTCCGCAAGTCGGGAAGGAACCGAGACCATAGGCACGAATTTCCCGTAGTGCTGTCTTTATCCGGCCTCTTCACGTCGTCATACGTACCTTCTTCCGGCAAGCGGGGCCATTGCGTGGGGGTAGGGGGCGTGCAGGTCCGCTACGAGCCTGTTCGGGACGTTCTGACGGTTCAACTGCAACAGGACGCGGCGATCGCCGACGTGTCGGAGGATTTGTCAGGCACGGTGTTCGGCTTTGACCGGCGCGGCAAGCTGGTCGTCATCCAGATCTCGGACGCCACGCGCAACATCGACCAGGTGCGGCGGTTGGAACAGGCCCTGGAGGGCGTAGTGACCCGCATCCTCGGGCGGTCCGCGACGGAATAGCGTTTCCGCCCGTTGGCCTGCAGGAAGCGTCGGTCCGTCCGAGAACGCGCTGAACGAAGAAAACAACGCAACCGGAGTCGGATACGCCATGGATAAGTCTCGATGGGCCGACGCCCTCTTCTATTCCGGTTGGACGCTGTTTTTCGCTGGGATTCCCTTTATCGGCTGGAGTTCGCTGGGACTGCTGCTCCTTTTCATGGAGTGGGCGGCGGGCTACCGGCGGCGGAGGAAGCCGGAACTCGACCCACCGCCGCTGTACCAGGCAGCGGTGTGGGGCCTGATCGCGGCGTTTTTCCTCAGCAGCGTCTTTGCCGCGAGCCGCTATGACGCCTTCGGCACCAGTGTCGGTTACGCGCTGGCCCACCTGTTTGGCCTGTCGTACGCGTACCGGGTCGAGCGGGAGCGTCCGGGAG is a genomic window of Bacillota bacterium containing:
- a CDS encoding response regulator — its product is MIALEKPEDVRLLAVDDDVDILYTIGAIGEAAGWRVDKAHDGEEALRMLREAGPYDLVLLDYHMPKMDGLTVLRSLREDFPHLPVLVLTVDENEETANAFLDAGATDFALKPIKAPDLIARIRLHLRLAAAEQKLEQRTPDEPLPKGIQRQTLEAITAVLREADDFISQQDLAEKTGFAYQTVCRYVSHLEEMGLLDVHLTYGKLGRPKKKVRWKR
- a CDS encoding UDP-N-acetylglucosamine 2-epimerase (non-hydrolyzing) — translated: MRILLVFGTRPEAIKMAPLVKALSAAAEKVDLDVRVCVTAQHRQMLDHVLQFFGIEPDVDLNIMRPGQDLTDITTSVLVSLRRVLKEMRPDRVLVHGDTTTTFAASLAAYYERIPVGHVEAGLRTGNIYAPWPEEMNRKLTGAIADLHFAPTPSARANLLREGVSADAIYVTGNTVIDALLDVAGRIRSDAALGETLARRFSFLRPDRRLVLVTGHRRENFGQPFERLCRALATLASRDDVQIVYPVHLNPNVQEPVRRILGGLPPECCALIDPVDYVEFVYLMLRADFIITDSGGVQEEAPSLGKPVLVTRETTERPEAVLAGTVRLVGTDEERIVAEATRLLEDEEHYRRMSEAQNPYGDGYAAWRIVNVLVQTAGLADGPLTPVPEFGGAEAVISY